Proteins co-encoded in one Methylobacterium sp. WL1 genomic window:
- a CDS encoding MFS transporter, whose product MRKRRYLLYIGIFLLVVFNYVDRVALSVAAPAIAAEYNLSPVQVGYLFSAYLWTYVVCLIPCGFLTDRYGAKVVNGVGVLVWSGATILTGLASGFVSLLGSRMLMGAAEASTYPAGGRVLRDWAPRSEFGLAATMLNSGGYAGPAFGTLLLGWVVSVHGWRWGFYTAGLLGLVWLVGWLVWYRVPETATFVGEDERAFILRERDSGAKSGGSADGFGVLLRSRSMIAVAVTQGCAVYTQIVFLTWLPSYLANVKHMSIVKSGLFTAFPYFAATVFAWVLAHLSDRALAAEGGSSTGRRRRIVVVSMLSAAVILAAPFVDSTPMILGLITISLTGLATGISLNIALAADLLRSPASAGKAMAIQITGGNMFGLIAPIATGYIIAATGSYDLAFVAGGVLLVTGAVITLTLTHAPIGGDLPAPAVVPALRRA is encoded by the coding sequence ATGCGCAAGCGCCGTTATCTGCTGTATATTGGCATTTTCTTGCTTGTCGTCTTCAATTATGTGGACCGCGTCGCGCTGTCGGTCGCGGCGCCGGCGATCGCGGCTGAATACAATCTGAGTCCGGTACAGGTCGGTTACTTGTTCTCAGCTTATCTCTGGACGTATGTCGTCTGCTTGATCCCATGCGGATTTCTGACCGATCGCTACGGGGCGAAGGTGGTCAACGGCGTCGGTGTGCTCGTGTGGTCCGGCGCGACGATTCTCACAGGGCTCGCGTCCGGCTTCGTCAGCCTTCTCGGCTCGCGCATGCTGATGGGCGCGGCGGAGGCGTCCACCTATCCAGCGGGCGGTCGCGTGTTGCGGGATTGGGCGCCGCGATCCGAGTTCGGTCTGGCGGCCACGATGCTCAACAGCGGCGGCTACGCGGGTCCTGCGTTCGGGACCTTGCTGCTCGGGTGGGTGGTGTCAGTCCACGGCTGGCGGTGGGGTTTCTATACGGCCGGCTTGCTGGGCTTGGTTTGGCTGGTCGGCTGGTTGGTCTGGTATCGCGTGCCGGAGACGGCAACCTTCGTCGGCGAAGACGAGCGCGCCTTCATCCTGCGTGAGCGCGATTCCGGGGCGAAATCCGGTGGCTCGGCCGACGGGTTTGGCGTGCTGTTGCGCTCGCGCAGTATGATCGCCGTCGCCGTCACGCAGGGCTGCGCCGTCTACACGCAGATCGTGTTCCTGACCTGGCTTCCGAGCTATCTCGCCAACGTCAAGCACATGTCGATCGTGAAGTCGGGCCTGTTCACGGCGTTCCCGTACTTCGCGGCGACGGTCTTCGCGTGGGTCCTCGCCCATCTGAGCGATCGTGCGCTGGCCGCGGAGGGCGGCTCCAGCACGGGGCGGCGGCGGCGCATCGTCGTCGTGTCGATGCTCAGCGCGGCCGTGATCCTGGCGGCACCGTTCGTCGACAGCACGCCGATGATCCTGGGCCTGATCACCATCTCGCTGACCGGCTTGGCGACGGGCATCTCGCTCAACATTGCCCTGGCCGCCGATCTGCTGCGGTCGCCTGCGAGTGCTGGCAAAGCCATGGCGATCCAGATCACCGGCGGGAACATGTTCGGCCTCATCGCGCCGATCGCCACGGGCTACATCATCGCGGCGACGGGTAGCTACGACCTCGCCTTCGTGGCCGGTGGCGTGCTGCTGGTGACCGGGGCCGTGATCACGCTGACCCTGACGCACGCCCCGATCGGTGGCGACCTCCCCGCGCCAGCGGTCGTCCCCGCGCTGCGCCGCGCTTAA
- a CDS encoding carboxymuconolactone decarboxylase family protein — protein MAHLPYADPNRPETAELVARITAQRGGVLHLYAMLLHSPSVADGWLHFLSAIRQRCVVPGALRELVILQVAHLNGAPYEAEQHIPIALREGVPQAQVDALPDWRASDVFEPAQRAALAYCDAMTRTIHVPADVFADLRTHFDPRTIVELTATVGAYNMVSRFLEALGISSADDMRAGRADR, from the coding sequence ATGGCCCACCTCCCCTATGCGGATCCGAATCGACCGGAAACGGCCGAACTCGTCGCTCGCATCACCGCCCAACGCGGCGGGGTGCTGCACCTCTACGCCATGCTGCTGCACAGCCCGTCGGTAGCCGACGGCTGGCTGCATTTCCTCAGCGCGATCCGCCAGCGCTGCGTCGTGCCGGGGGCCCTGCGCGAGCTAGTGATCCTACAGGTCGCCCACCTCAACGGGGCACCCTACGAGGCCGAGCAGCATATCCCGATCGCGCTGCGCGAAGGGGTGCCCCAAGCGCAGGTCGACGCCCTCCCCGACTGGAGGGCATCAGATGTGTTCGAGCCGGCGCAGCGCGCGGCCCTGGCCTACTGCGATGCGATGACCCGAACCATCCACGTGCCGGCTGACGTGTTCGCAGACCTGCGCACCCACTTTGACCCGCGGACGATCGTCGAGCTCACCGCGACGGTCGGGGCCTACAACATGGTCTCTCGCTTCCTCGAAGCGCTCGGCATCAGCTCCGCCGACGACATGCGTGCGGGGCGGGCTGACCGATGA
- a CDS encoding SMP-30/gluconolactonase/LRE family protein, producing the protein MATAENEWIRTQPGRMPTGSFLEGPSFDLDGNLWCVDIPNGRILCVAPDGGFTIAAEYDGWPNGLKIHRDGRIFIADYKNGIMVVDPDTGTVQPFLLRVGPERFRGVNDLFFSRDGDLYFTDQGLTGWQDPGGRLFRVRADGVVTCILDGIPSPNGLVMNLTEDTVYLAVTRANAVWRIPLMRDGTAAKVGTFIQMSGGAGPDGLALDAEGRIAVAHAGKGAVWLFDATGEPVLRITSCAGLHTTNVAFGGADGRALFITESGSGVILRADLQTPGHTMFSHTHESEV; encoded by the coding sequence GTGGCCACGGCGGAGAACGAGTGGATCCGCACGCAGCCGGGGCGCATGCCGACCGGATCGTTCCTGGAGGGGCCGTCCTTCGACCTTGACGGCAATCTCTGGTGTGTCGACATCCCGAACGGACGCATCTTGTGCGTGGCGCCGGACGGCGGTTTCACCATCGCGGCCGAGTACGATGGTTGGCCGAACGGCCTCAAGATCCACCGTGACGGCCGGATATTCATCGCCGACTACAAGAACGGCATCATGGTCGTCGACCCGGATACCGGCACGGTCCAGCCGTTCCTCCTACGGGTCGGGCCCGAGCGGTTCCGGGGCGTCAACGATCTCTTCTTCTCTCGCGATGGCGATCTCTACTTCACCGATCAGGGCCTAACCGGCTGGCAGGACCCGGGCGGACGCCTCTTCCGCGTTCGGGCGGACGGGGTCGTGACCTGCATCCTGGACGGCATCCCAAGCCCGAACGGCCTCGTCATGAACCTCACTGAGGACACGGTGTACCTGGCGGTTACGCGGGCCAACGCGGTCTGGCGGATCCCGCTGATGCGGGACGGGACGGCCGCCAAGGTGGGCACCTTCATCCAGATGTCGGGCGGGGCCGGGCCGGACGGGCTCGCCCTCGACGCGGAGGGTCGCATCGCCGTCGCCCATGCCGGGAAGGGCGCCGTCTGGCTGTTCGACGCCACGGGGGAGCCGGTGCTGCGCATAACCTCTTGCGCCGGCCTGCACACTACCAACGTGGCGTTCGGCGGCGCGGATGGACGAGCACTGTTCATCACTGAGTCTGGCTCAGGCGTCATTCTACGGGCTGACCTGCAGACGCCCGGGCACACTATGTTCTCGCACACGCACGAGAGCGAGGTGTGA